From the genome of Gracilibacillus salitolerans, one region includes:
- a CDS encoding extracellular solute-binding protein: MRKWSNNLFLGLVVLLISFLVACSGESGEETSSNDGESTNDNANDDAVTLKFWKSEDIGRADYQAFMDVVEKFGEEHPEIDLQVDTTPHADYRTRLNTQAAGGQLPDVFQVWPGAELEPLVDGGVVQPINDITSYWTEETGLLDEEDFDDFSIDGDAYAVPANTNPTHMIFYDKDMLADAGYDEFPETYEEFLQLIEDLNASDITPMALGNSDAWVLQSVYISTIADRFTGNDFLEGVSSGERAFTDSDFVQSLEVIDELVKKEAFNPDLNTIDSTQMIDYFLQGRTAMVMDGNWGISSILENMPEDKNIGVSMIPLNDKKTISTVAGTGVAINSELEGEKLEAAHTFLQYVYNQELWEELIKVGRPIIANVDVPDDAELHPLTEEMLEVIAESEPAPVYDATLTPAVNDQLENELQSITVGGSTPEEAAENIQRVAESELE; the protein is encoded by the coding sequence ATGAGAAAGTGGAGCAATAATTTATTTCTAGGTTTAGTCGTTTTACTGATTAGTTTCTTAGTAGCATGCTCAGGTGAGAGTGGAGAGGAAACATCATCAAATGATGGAGAATCCACAAATGATAACGCGAATGACGATGCAGTCACATTGAAATTCTGGAAATCAGAAGATATTGGCAGAGCTGATTACCAAGCATTTATGGATGTAGTAGAGAAATTTGGTGAAGAACATCCAGAAATTGACCTTCAGGTAGATACAACACCACATGCTGATTATAGAACAAGATTAAATACACAAGCAGCTGGTGGACAATTACCTGATGTTTTCCAAGTATGGCCCGGCGCAGAATTGGAACCACTTGTAGATGGTGGTGTTGTACAACCAATTAATGATATTACTAGCTATTGGACAGAGGAAACAGGCTTATTGGATGAAGAGGACTTTGATGACTTTTCGATTGATGGTGATGCCTATGCTGTTCCTGCTAACACAAATCCAACACATATGATTTTTTATGATAAAGATATGTTAGCGGATGCTGGATATGATGAGTTTCCGGAAACGTATGAAGAGTTTCTCCAGCTTATAGAGGATCTTAATGCAAGTGATATTACACCAATGGCATTAGGTAACTCAGATGCTTGGGTATTGCAATCTGTTTATATTTCAACGATAGCAGATCGATTTACTGGAAATGATTTCTTGGAAGGCGTTTCCAGCGGAGAGCGAGCATTTACTGATTCAGATTTTGTCCAGTCATTGGAAGTGATTGATGAATTAGTGAAAAAAGAAGCATTTAATCCTGACCTAAATACCATTGATAGTACACAGATGATTGATTACTTCCTTCAAGGAAGAACGGCAATGGTGATGGATGGAAACTGGGGTATTTCTTCTATTTTAGAGAATATGCCGGAAGATAAAAATATTGGTGTCTCTATGATTCCTTTAAATGATAAGAAGACGATATCTACTGTCGCAGGAACAGGGGTTGCTATCAATAGCGAACTAGAGGGCGAAAAACTCGAAGCAGCACATACATTTTTACAATATGTCTACAATCAAGAGCTATGGGAAGAGTTGATTAAAGTTGGTCGCCCGATTATTGCGAATGTAGATGTTCCGGATGACGCAGAACTTCATCCATTAACAGAAGAGATGTTAGAAGTTATTGCCGAATCGGAACCAGCACCGGTTTATGATGCGACCTTGACACCGGCAGTAAATGACCAATTAGAAAATGAGCTGCAATCGATAACGGTCGGTGGTTCAACTCCTGAAGAAGCAGCCGAAAATATTCAACGTGTGGCAGAAAGTGAGCTAGAATAG
- a CDS encoding ZIP family metal transporter: MIDFFQHFSPITQALIATLFTWGMTALGASLVFATKSINQRLMDSMLGFAGGVMIAASYWSLLGPAIELSVDNAIGNWFPAAFGFLLGGVFLWGIDKVLPHLHPNTPVEEAEGIHQKKRKRSTLLVLAITLHNIPEGLAVGIAFGALANGGTEASLAGAITLALGIGIQNFPEGVAVSMPLRAEGMSRTKSFQYGQFSGMVEPIAAVIGAFAVSFIEPLLPYALSFAAGAMIFVVAEEVIPSSQEKGNKDLASMSLMVGFVLMMILDVALG, from the coding sequence ATGATCGATTTTTTTCAACATTTTAGTCCAATAACACAAGCACTTATAGCTACTTTATTCACTTGGGGAATGACTGCATTAGGAGCGAGTCTTGTTTTTGCAACGAAAAGCATCAATCAGCGATTAATGGATAGTATGTTGGGCTTTGCTGGTGGTGTTATGATTGCCGCTAGTTATTGGTCTTTACTAGGTCCAGCTATTGAATTGTCGGTTGATAATGCCATCGGAAACTGGTTTCCCGCAGCATTTGGATTTTTATTAGGTGGTGTTTTCTTATGGGGGATTGATAAGGTTTTACCTCATTTACATCCCAATACCCCTGTGGAAGAGGCGGAAGGAATTCACCAGAAAAAAAGAAAAAGAAGTACACTGCTAGTACTTGCGATCACGCTTCATAATATCCCAGAGGGGTTGGCAGTTGGAATTGCTTTCGGTGCACTTGCAAATGGTGGAACAGAAGCTTCTTTAGCCGGTGCTATCACATTAGCACTAGGCATTGGTATTCAAAACTTTCCTGAAGGTGTGGCAGTTTCCATGCCATTAAGAGCAGAAGGGATGTCGCGCACTAAAAGTTTCCAATACGGGCAATTTTCAGGAATGGTCGAACCGATTGCTGCGGTCATTGGGGCATTTGCAGTTTCCTTTATTGAACCATTATTACCGTACGCATTAAGCTTTGCGGCTGGAGCGATGATATTTGTTGTAGCCGAAGAAGTGATTCCGAGTTCACAAGAAAAAGGCAATAAAGATTTGGCTTCCATGAGTTTAATGGTAGGTTTTGTATTGATGATGATTCTTGATGTGGCATTAGGTTAA
- a CDS encoding FIMAH domain-containing protein, with product MNIKIRRNGILAFFIIMMFLLPLSTLIADSENDGQNGLKGDFYTSSNPGAFDFDDKKATVVSPNINFSDLESLLEELTGQADDVSVRWTGQLQPEFSQDYTFSMIGDNGFRLWIDNELIIDHWVNDWDNEQQSAPVSLEAGELYDIKIEYFEDMGGSNLKLSWSSDSQPKEVIPSQNLYLPEDYSVTGPTDAAISADGLKVSLTFENALNELPDEATNYFSAIGNKQPIHAELKADDPSTILLELEYPITAKDNDNLFISYDGEGPITTTEGKSLEGFTTFAINNSEYIIASPWAEDIDKNNVLPEYPRPQMVRDDWVNLNGEWQFESASSDDSLPTGQSLDETILVPFAVESELSGIERHEDHMWYKRSFTIPEGWSTNDVLLHFGAVDWETNVYVNGNEVGRHKGGYDAFSFNISEYLVGGENELIVEVNDSTSLSQALGKQRLIPGGIFYTSVSGIWQTVWLEPVSNTHISNLKMTPEIHDEYLELQVEASDDTDLEVEAIAYKEGEEVGRVTGSVGENMQIPVPDPRLWSTTDPFLYDLKVRLKDGNTTVDEVASYFGMREISTGMVDGTLRPLLNDEFVFQMGPLDQGYWPAGIYTAPTDDALKFDIEQAKELGFNMIRKHAKLEPQRFHYWADKMGMLVWQDMPSMFDTNPSSEDAEQFEQEFEEMINEHYNSPSLFLWTVFNEGWGQYDTERITNWVEELDPTRLVSNASGWTDVGAGDVIDFHAYVGPDSPTPTEDRIAVLGEYGGLGLHVPGNEWSGNVFNYEMQSSKEELTNRYLGLIDGIKQLKEDPGLSAAVYTQITDVEIEINGLLSYDRKIEKADFDQIRNAHRELIGLVDNSDLEKLISEAQELLDNAEIGEKPGQYEQSVADALYSAIASAQEVLEQNDLSKESLKEAIEILEEAVNQFKDQVNPPIASGANVDHFDSESLSEEWSIYREVEERWSLTEVPGKLRILTSEGDSHEEANTLKNLFLRDAPEGNFEITTKLTAPIRQNHQQAGLYIWEDEDNYVRLGHVWDTNTTDGYSIESAKEENGSYSKPDNMVAHPGTDTIYLKLKKVNNQVTSYYWDGSEWIQAADPMEISLNNIKVGLYGTSTFAGDINADFDYFTLQNLLESPTDLQELMDSYIESGDLSGPLADQLTNTYKQAVHHYEKNSEAQALKFIEKYLTQIEKPSMQKHISEDAKEALVERAEAFAEQLN from the coding sequence ATGAATATCAAAATTAGAAGGAATGGAATTTTAGCTTTTTTTATCATCATGATGTTTTTACTCCCACTTTCCACTTTAATTGCAGATTCTGAAAACGATGGACAAAATGGTTTGAAGGGGGATTTTTACACTAGTTCAAACCCTGGTGCATTTGATTTTGATGATAAGAAAGCAACTGTAGTGTCACCAAATATCAACTTTAGTGATTTAGAGTCATTGTTAGAAGAATTAACAGGACAAGCTGATGATGTATCTGTTAGATGGACGGGTCAGCTACAACCTGAATTCTCTCAAGATTATACTTTTTCAATGATAGGAGATAATGGCTTTCGTTTATGGATAGATAATGAATTAATAATTGATCACTGGGTGAATGATTGGGATAATGAACAGCAAAGTGCTCCTGTTTCATTGGAAGCTGGAGAATTGTATGATATTAAAATTGAGTATTTTGAAGACATGGGTGGTTCGAATTTAAAGTTAAGTTGGTCAAGTGATTCACAGCCAAAAGAAGTGATCCCAAGTCAAAACTTATATTTGCCAGAGGATTATTCTGTAACCGGTCCTACTGATGCAGCTATTTCAGCAGACGGTTTGAAAGTTTCGTTGACATTTGAAAACGCTTTAAATGAATTGCCAGATGAAGCTACCAATTATTTTTCTGCAATAGGTAATAAGCAACCAATTCACGCTGAGTTAAAAGCCGATGATCCTTCCACAATTCTTTTGGAACTAGAGTATCCAATTACTGCAAAAGATAATGATAATTTATTTATATCTTATGATGGTGAAGGCCCAATTACTACTACAGAAGGAAAATCACTGGAAGGCTTTACGACTTTTGCTATTAACAATTCTGAATATATTATTGCCTCGCCATGGGCAGAAGATATCGATAAAAATAATGTATTACCTGAATACCCAAGACCACAGATGGTTAGAGATGACTGGGTGAACTTAAATGGTGAATGGCAGTTTGAATCTGCATCTAGCGATGATTCACTTCCAACTGGTCAATCCCTGGATGAAACTATTCTTGTACCGTTTGCTGTTGAGTCAGAATTATCAGGTATTGAAAGACATGAAGATCATATGTGGTATAAACGTAGTTTTACGATTCCTGAAGGATGGTCTACTAATGATGTGTTATTACATTTTGGTGCTGTCGATTGGGAAACAAATGTTTATGTGAACGGAAATGAAGTAGGTAGACATAAAGGAGGATATGATGCATTTAGTTTTAATATTAGTGAATATTTAGTTGGAGGAGAAAATGAGCTAATAGTTGAAGTAAATGACTCTACGTCATTAAGTCAAGCACTTGGCAAACAACGATTAATTCCTGGCGGGATCTTTTATACATCTGTTTCGGGCATATGGCAAACAGTATGGTTAGAACCGGTTTCTAACACACATATTAGCAACCTGAAAATGACACCTGAAATACATGACGAGTACTTAGAATTACAGGTAGAAGCTTCAGACGATACCGATCTGGAAGTGGAAGCCATTGCATATAAAGAGGGCGAAGAAGTTGGCAGAGTGACTGGTAGTGTTGGAGAAAATATGCAAATACCAGTACCAGATCCTAGATTGTGGTCAACTACAGATCCGTTTTTGTATGACTTGAAAGTTCGACTGAAGGATGGAAATACGACTGTAGATGAAGTAGCTAGTTATTTTGGTATGAGGGAAATTTCAACGGGTATGGTTGACGGAACACTACGTCCTTTACTGAATGACGAATTCGTATTTCAAATGGGACCGCTTGACCAAGGTTACTGGCCGGCTGGCATTTATACGGCTCCAACAGATGACGCGTTGAAGTTTGATATCGAACAAGCGAAAGAACTTGGTTTCAACATGATCCGTAAACATGCAAAATTAGAGCCGCAACGTTTTCACTATTGGGCGGATAAAATGGGTATGTTAGTTTGGCAAGACATGCCAAGTATGTTTGATACTAATCCATCTTCAGAAGATGCAGAACAATTTGAACAAGAGTTTGAAGAAATGATCAATGAGCATTACAATTCCCCTTCATTATTTTTATGGACAGTGTTTAATGAAGGATGGGGTCAATATGATACAGAAAGAATAACCAATTGGGTAGAGGAATTAGATCCAACTCGCCTAGTCTCTAATGCAAGTGGATGGACTGATGTGGGTGCAGGTGATGTAATAGATTTCCACGCATATGTAGGTCCAGATTCACCAACACCTACGGAAGACCGTATAGCTGTACTTGGAGAGTATGGTGGCCTTGGCTTGCATGTTCCTGGCAATGAATGGAGTGGAAACGTCTTTAACTATGAAATGCAAAGCAGTAAGGAAGAATTAACAAATCGCTATCTTGGGTTAATTGATGGTATCAAACAACTAAAAGAAGATCCCGGTTTAAGTGCAGCTGTTTACACACAAATTACTGACGTAGAGATTGAAATTAACGGCTTGTTGAGCTACGACAGGAAAATCGAAAAGGCTGATTTTGACCAAATACGCAATGCTCATAGAGAATTAATTGGCCTTGTTGATAATAGTGATTTAGAAAAACTAATCAGTGAAGCACAGGAGTTACTCGATAATGCTGAAATAGGTGAAAAGCCAGGACAATACGAACAGAGTGTTGCAGATGCATTATATTCAGCAATAGCTAGTGCTCAGGAAGTATTGGAACAAAATGATCTATCAAAAGAATCGTTAAAAGAGGCAATTGAGATTTTAGAAGAAGCGGTTAATCAATTTAAAGATCAGGTGAATCCTCCAATTGCTTCTGGTGCAAATGTTGATCATTTTGATAGTGAGTCATTATCAGAAGAATGGTCTATTTATAGGGAAGTAGAGGAAAGATGGAGTTTAACAGAAGTGCCTGGCAAGTTAAGAATATTAACATCTGAAGGAGATTCGCACGAAGAAGCTAACACTTTGAAAAATCTGTTTCTGAGGGATGCACCTGAAGGTAATTTTGAAATTACTACAAAGCTTACTGCTCCAATCCGCCAAAATCACCAACAAGCAGGTTTGTATATTTGGGAAGATGAAGATAACTATGTAAGACTCGGTCATGTTTGGGATACGAATACTACTGATGGTTACAGCATTGAATCAGCTAAAGAAGAAAATGGTTCTTATTCGAAACCAGATAACATGGTCGCACATCCGGGGACAGACACCATTTATTTGAAGTTGAAAAAAGTTAATAATCAAGTGACCTCATATTATTGGGATGGCTCAGAATGGATTCAAGCGGCAGATCCAATGGAGATTTCACTAAATAATATAAAAGTAGGGTTATATGGCACATCAACTTTTGCTGGAGATATAAATGCTGACTTTGACTACTTTACATTACAAAATTTATTGGAAAGTCCAACAGATCTGCAAGAATTAATGGATAGCTATATTGAATCAGGTGATTTAAGCGGACCATTAGCAGATCAATTGACAAACACGTATAAACAGGCAGTTCATCATTATGAGAAAAATTCGGAAGCTCAAGCACTTAAGTTTATCGAAAAGTATTTGACTCAGATTGAGAAACCATCGATGCAGAAACATATTTCAGAAGATGCAAAAGAAGCATTAGTGGAAAGAGCCGAAGCTTTTGCTGAGCAGTTAAATTAA
- the yjfF gene encoding galactofuranose ABC transporter, permease protein YjfF, whose product MRIFDIAWIEKHIFILATTVLIVMLYGYGSISFTGSFSTQVFLNLFIDNAYLIIVATGMAFVIITGGIDLSVGAFVAFISMVSATLLEMGFHAYLVIILTLLVGILFGGFQGYLISQFDLHPWIVTLAGMFLARGASFLINTESIVITNETYSYLSSAKVPIIGGGYVSIGVIIALLLVIMAIFMAKYTKFGRNIYAIGGNVSSAKLMGLPVQRTTILVYMFSGFCSALGGFVFTIYMLSGYGLHLLGMEMDAIAACVIGGILLTGGFGYLIGPLLGVLSMGTIQTIIMFQGTLSSWWTKIAVGFLLFIFIVLQRLVVLNRRRKEMKFNKKINVKPDTEVLARNQLDT is encoded by the coding sequence ATGAGAATTTTTGATATAGCATGGATAGAAAAACATATTTTTATTCTTGCAACAACCGTATTAATTGTAATGTTATATGGATATGGATCTATTTCGTTTACTGGGTCTTTCAGTACTCAAGTTTTTTTAAATTTATTTATTGATAATGCTTATCTTATTATTGTGGCAACTGGGATGGCTTTTGTAATTATTACAGGTGGCATTGACCTATCGGTGGGGGCTTTTGTGGCGTTTATCAGTATGGTTTCAGCAACTCTGTTAGAAATGGGATTCCATGCATATTTAGTCATTATTCTTACACTTTTAGTTGGAATTCTTTTCGGTGGTTTTCAGGGATATTTAATTAGTCAATTTGATTTACACCCTTGGATTGTCACATTAGCAGGCATGTTCTTAGCGAGAGGTGCTAGTTTTCTAATTAATACCGAAAGTATTGTAATTACTAATGAAACATATAGCTATCTTTCCAGTGCTAAAGTACCTATCATCGGAGGAGGCTATGTATCTATCGGAGTAATTATTGCGTTATTGCTGGTGATAATGGCTATTTTCATGGCCAAATATACTAAGTTTGGAAGAAATATTTACGCCATTGGAGGTAATGTAAGTTCAGCAAAATTAATGGGACTTCCTGTTCAGCGGACCACCATTTTAGTATATATGTTTTCAGGTTTTTGTTCTGCGCTAGGTGGTTTTGTTTTTACCATTTACATGCTTTCAGGATATGGTTTGCATTTATTGGGTATGGAAATGGATGCGATTGCAGCATGTGTGATAGGGGGGATCTTGTTAACAGGAGGCTTTGGCTACTTAATAGGGCCTCTGCTCGGAGTATTAAGCATGGGGACTATTCAGACGATCATCATGTTTCAAGGTACACTTAGTTCATGGTGGACAAAAATAGCTGTCGGTTTTTTACTCTTTATATTTATTGTTCTCCAGAGACTTGTTGTCTTAAATAGGAGAAGGAAGGAGATGAAATTCAATAAAAAAATAAATGTTAAGCCTGACACTGAAGTACTTGCTAGGAATCAGTTGGATACTTAA
- a CDS encoding ABC transporter permease, translated as MKQYLLKLSRQKIFWPLTVLALLLVLNLLIDPGFFVIEIKNNHLFGSLIDILNRSIPLVIISIGMTLVIAKEGIDISVGSVLAISGATAAAIMEYQNIWLALVVALIVGVVCGFWNGLLVSVFEIQPMVATLILLVVGRGIAQLITGGQILTTNNAIYNYIGTGFLFGFPFPIYIGILVFFIMIFLKKRTAMGLFLESIGNNMTASKFAGIQPKKIILLVYTICGLCAAIAGIIVSANVSSADANNAGLWIELDAILAVVIGGTSMRGGRYFLAGTVVGALFIQTLSTTIYSIGVNPQIVMVVKALVVILVCLMQSEAFRKIFVNLGKKKVSYT; from the coding sequence ATGAAGCAATACCTTCTTAAACTGTCTAGGCAAAAAATATTTTGGCCTTTAACTGTATTAGCTTTGTTACTTGTTTTAAATTTACTTATAGATCCTGGCTTTTTTGTAATTGAAATAAAAAATAATCATTTATTTGGCAGTCTTATTGATATTTTAAATCGTTCGATACCACTAGTGATAATCTCCATTGGAATGACACTAGTTATTGCAAAAGAAGGTATAGATATTTCCGTTGGTTCAGTATTAGCAATATCAGGTGCTACTGCAGCAGCAATTATGGAGTATCAAAACATTTGGCTGGCTTTAGTTGTAGCTTTAATTGTCGGAGTTGTCTGTGGTTTTTGGAACGGTTTACTTGTATCAGTATTTGAAATACAGCCGATGGTAGCAACTTTGATTTTGCTAGTAGTCGGCAGAGGGATTGCTCAATTGATCACTGGCGGGCAAATCTTAACGACAAATAACGCTATTTATAATTATATTGGTACTGGATTTTTATTTGGTTTTCCTTTCCCTATTTACATTGGCATACTTGTTTTTTTTATAATGATTTTCTTGAAGAAACGGACAGCTATGGGATTGTTTCTTGAATCTATTGGTAATAACATGACTGCCAGTAAATTTGCAGGAATTCAGCCAAAGAAAATAATTCTTCTTGTTTATACGATTTGTGGGCTTTGTGCTGCAATCGCTGGCATTATTGTAAGTGCAAATGTTAGTAGTGCGGATGCTAATAATGCTGGATTATGGATAGAACTGGATGCAATACTCGCAGTTGTAATTGGTGGTACGTCTATGCGGGGAGGAAGATATTTCTTAGCTGGGACCGTAGTGGGTGCATTATTTATTCAGACATTATCAACCACTATTTATTCAATTGGTGTAAATCCACAAATTGTAATGGTAGTTAAGGCGTTGGTAGTAATTCTGGTGTGTTTAATGCAGTCGGAGGCATTTAGAAAAATCTTTGTAAATTTGGGCAAAAAGAAGGTGTCATACACATGA